The following are encoded together in the Spiroplasma apis B31 genome:
- the alaS gene encoding alanine--tRNA ligase, with protein MRSLKANEIRNIWIDFFKSKGHHFLEPVSLVPVDDPSLLWINSGVATLKPYFDGRMNPPSPRLTNSQKSIRTNDIENVGVTARHQTMFEMLGNFSIGDYFKKDAILMAWELLTSKKGFAIEPNLLYITVFEEDEEAYDIWINEVGIKKDHIFKGTRDTNFWDVGQGPCGPNTEIFFDRGPIWDPQNLGTKLLKDDLENDRYIEIWNIVFSQYNNDGNNNYTELPRKNIDTGAGLERMASIFQDTPTNFETDLFFPIIKKIEEICENTYKYSIENYFKEDKRQTKINTSFKVIADHIRASVFAIGDGVFPGNKDRGYIIRRLIRRSAVYGQKIGIKKTFLYKLVETVIDIMKDFYPYLVEKKELIIDVIKNEENRFARTLAKGYESLEEIILTEKRVSGKKALLLFESFGFPIELTKEIANEMGVVIDIEEFNELLEEAKTLARHSRREDKAWNKQSAILTSLEINSEFVGYEVDEVDTTINFMFENDEPLNKVENQIVFLTLSKTPFYAEKGGQSSDRGYIIDERGNKHIVIDVQLGPNKQHIHKVDVNGSLSLNDKIKAVIDKEKRYYTMKNHSGTHLLQAGIREVLGEEALQCGSYNDENGLRIDISFNRLPTQEELTKIHESVTREINNQIPREIIYCSLEEAIEKHKALALFTEKYDSEVRVIKFGNYSCELCGGTHVENSKDVEDLLIRDVESKGSGVYRYNALTSHKKVNEFIQEEFRKQKEEIRPLVQKFESYKLVLADDNILGDIQTILALKEKRENLQLLKDKVNKLKNAFKLYQIKVEELIIDKKISSYKEFKPENKNNINFLALEVSELDMKEMKTLSDYLQNKHERLVLEIINKKDNLFISSCDNSITNEYSAIEILKNKKEFNVKGGGNKTFAQGKIIVFNN; from the coding sequence ATGAGAAGTTTAAAAGCAAATGAAATAAGAAATATATGAATTGATTTTTTCAAAAGCAAGGGACATCATTTTCTTGAGCCAGTTAGTCTAGTGCCGGTTGATGACCCTAGTTTATTATGAATTAATTCAGGAGTAGCAACATTAAAACCATATTTTGATGGTAGAATGAATCCACCATCTCCAAGACTTACAAATTCACAGAAGTCAATACGTACTAATGATATTGAAAATGTGGGAGTAACAGCTAGACACCAAACAATGTTTGAAATGCTAGGAAATTTTTCTATTGGAGATTATTTCAAAAAAGATGCAATACTCATGGCGTGAGAACTCCTTACATCAAAAAAAGGCTTTGCAATAGAGCCTAATTTACTATATATTACAGTATTCGAAGAAGACGAAGAAGCCTATGATATTTGAATAAACGAAGTTGGTATAAAAAAAGATCACATTTTTAAAGGAACAAGAGACACAAACTTTTGAGACGTAGGCCAAGGTCCTTGCGGACCAAATACAGAAATTTTCTTTGATCGAGGGCCTATTTGAGATCCTCAAAACTTAGGTACTAAACTTTTAAAAGATGATTTAGAGAATGACCGCTATATAGAAATCTGAAACATTGTATTTTCACAATATAACAATGATGGAAATAATAATTATACAGAGCTTCCAAGAAAAAATATAGATACCGGTGCAGGTTTAGAAAGAATGGCATCAATATTTCAAGATACTCCAACTAACTTCGAAACTGACTTATTCTTTCCTATAATAAAAAAAATAGAAGAAATATGTGAAAATACCTATAAGTACTCAATAGAAAATTACTTTAAAGAAGATAAAAGACAAACAAAAATAAATACTTCATTTAAGGTGATTGCTGATCATATACGAGCTTCTGTATTTGCAATCGGTGATGGTGTATTTCCAGGTAATAAAGACCGTGGTTACATAATAAGAAGGTTAATACGTAGAAGTGCTGTATACGGACAAAAAATCGGTATAAAAAAAACTTTTCTATACAAATTGGTAGAAACCGTTATTGATATAATGAAAGATTTTTATCCATACCTTGTGGAAAAAAAAGAACTAATTATAGATGTTATAAAAAATGAAGAAAATAGATTCGCAAGAACGTTAGCTAAGGGATATGAAAGTTTAGAAGAAATAATCTTAACTGAAAAACGAGTATCAGGAAAAAAAGCTTTGCTACTATTTGAATCATTCGGATTTCCTATTGAACTAACAAAAGAAATTGCAAATGAAATGGGAGTTGTAATTGATATTGAAGAGTTTAATGAATTACTTGAAGAGGCAAAAACACTTGCTAGACATTCAAGAAGAGAAGACAAAGCTTGAAATAAACAATCAGCAATTCTTACTAGTTTAGAAATAAATAGTGAATTTGTAGGTTATGAAGTTGATGAAGTTGATACAACAATTAACTTCATGTTTGAAAATGATGAACCTTTGAATAAAGTTGAAAATCAAATTGTTTTTTTAACTTTAAGCAAGACTCCTTTTTACGCAGAAAAAGGAGGACAATCTTCTGATAGAGGTTACATTATTGATGAACGAGGAAATAAACATATCGTAATAGATGTTCAATTGGGTCCTAATAAGCAACACATCCATAAGGTTGACGTCAACGGTTCATTATCACTTAATGATAAAATAAAAGCCGTAATTGATAAAGAAAAACGATACTATACAATGAAAAATCACTCAGGAACTCATCTTTTACAAGCTGGTATAAGAGAAGTGCTTGGAGAAGAAGCGTTACAATGCGGAAGCTATAATGATGAAAATGGATTGAGAATTGATATATCATTTAACAGACTACCTACACAAGAAGAATTAACAAAAATTCATGAGTCAGTTACTAGAGAAATCAATAATCAAATACCTAGGGAAATAATTTATTGTTCTTTAGAAGAAGCGATAGAAAAACACAAGGCACTAGCCTTGTTTACAGAAAAATATGATAGCGAAGTAAGAGTTATTAAGTTTGGAAACTATTCTTGCGAACTTTGTGGAGGAACACACGTAGAAAATTCAAAAGATGTCGAAGACTTATTAATTAGAGATGTAGAATCTAAGGGAAGTGGTGTGTATCGTTACAATGCACTAACTAGTCACAAAAAGGTAAACGAGTTCATACAAGAAGAATTCCGTAAACAGAAAGAAGAAATTCGCCCTTTAGTTCAAAAGTTTGAAAGTTATAAATTAGTTTTAGCTGATGATAATATTTTAGGAGATATTCAAACAATACTTGCTCTAAAAGAAAAAAGAGAAAATTTACAATTATTAAAAGACAAAGTTAATAAACTAAAAAATGCCTTCAAGTTATATCAAATTAAAGTGGAAGAATTAATTATCGACAAGAAAATAAGTTCTTATAAAGAATTTAAACCCGAAAACAAAAATAACATTAATTTTTTAGCTCTTGAGGTAAGCGAATTAGATATGAAAGAAATGAAAACTCTTTCGGATTATTTACAAAATAAGCACGAAAGACTTGTTTTAGAAATTATCAATAAAAAAGACAATCTTTTTATATCAAGTTGTGATAACTCAATCACAAATGAATATAGTGCAATTGAAATATTAAAAAATAAAAAAGAGTTTAATGTAAAGGGTGGAGGAAATAAAACCTTTGCTCAAGGTAAAATAATAGTTTTTAATAACTAA